One window of Agromyces rhizosphaerae genomic DNA carries:
- the ileS gene encoding isoleucine--tRNA ligase, whose amino-acid sequence MYPRTPNDRGEVAASPNFPELEQQVLAFWQDDDTFQASIDQREGAEEWVFYDGPPFANGLPHYGHLLTGYAKDVFPRFQTMRGRQVHRRFGWDTHGLPAELEAERQLGITDKSQIEEMGIAAFNAAARESVLRYTREWQEYVTRQARWVDFEHDYKTLDVTFMESVIWAFAQLHEKGLAYEGYRVLPYCWRDETPLSNHELRMDDDVYKMRQDQTVTVTFPLTGAKAEALGLTAVRALAWTTTPWTLPTNLALAVGPEIEYAVVPAGPAGTPDATVLRERAGESDTEVLGGEYLLARDLVGNYAKDLGYESADDAVAAISRTVRGADLDGVTYDRLFDYYADVEAYGLQNAWRILVADYVTTSDGTGIVHQAPAYGEDDQQVCEAAGIPVVISLDEGGRFLPAVTDVAGQLWSDANKPLTQLLKAEGRLLRQASYEHSYPHCWRCRNPLIYRAVSSWFVRVPEFRDRMVELNQGIGWVPENVKDGQFGKWLQGSRDWSISRNRYWGSPIPVWKSDDPAYPRVDVYGSLEELERDFGRLPVNADGEPDLHRPYIDELTRPNPDDPTGTSTMRRIPDVFDVWFDSGSMPFAQVHYPFENREWFDTHHPADFIVEYIGQTRGWFYVMHVLSTALFDRSAYRNVVSHGIVLGSDGQKMSKSLRNYPDVNEVFHRDGSDAMRWFLMASPVLRGGNLIVTEEGIREGVRQFMLPLWSTWYFFSLYANATGYEARRSTSSEDVLDRYLLAKLHDLFAGVTDDLERFDATMAAAKLRDFADVLTNWYVRRSRDRFWDGVGDDGTGREAFDTLWTVLEALCRLAAPLVPLVGETVWRGLTGGRSVHLADWPTADEFPADPDLVATMDAVRQVSSTALALRKQAGRRVRLPLAALTVVAADAAGLEPYAAILRDELNVKSVEFVTLDEGSADAYGISRRLSVNARAAGPRLGKQVQAAIRAAREGDWAEQDGVVVAGGIELAEGEYELALVSGDADADSRAIGLLPGDGFVLLETATTPELEAEGLARDAVRAVQDARKAAGLEVSDRIRLRLVTESHAAPAFEAHRALIADETLAVALDVAVDGLGDDATKLAGGAKLAVEVTRA is encoded by the coding sequence TTGTATCCCCGCACTCCGAACGACCGCGGCGAGGTCGCAGCCTCCCCGAACTTCCCGGAACTCGAGCAGCAGGTGCTCGCGTTCTGGCAGGACGACGACACCTTCCAGGCCTCGATCGACCAGCGCGAGGGCGCCGAGGAGTGGGTCTTCTACGACGGCCCGCCCTTCGCGAACGGCCTGCCGCACTACGGCCACCTCCTGACCGGGTACGCGAAGGACGTCTTCCCGCGCTTCCAGACGATGCGCGGCCGTCAGGTGCACCGCCGGTTCGGCTGGGACACGCACGGCCTGCCCGCCGAGCTCGAGGCGGAGCGGCAGCTCGGCATCACCGACAAGAGCCAGATCGAGGAGATGGGCATCGCGGCGTTCAACGCCGCCGCCCGCGAGTCGGTGCTGCGCTACACGCGCGAGTGGCAGGAGTACGTCACGCGCCAGGCGCGCTGGGTCGACTTCGAGCACGACTACAAGACGCTCGACGTGACCTTCATGGAGTCGGTCATCTGGGCGTTCGCGCAGCTGCACGAGAAGGGCCTCGCGTACGAGGGCTACCGCGTGCTGCCGTACTGCTGGCGCGACGAGACGCCGCTGTCGAACCACGAGCTGCGCATGGACGACGACGTCTACAAGATGCGCCAGGACCAGACCGTCACCGTCACCTTCCCGCTCACGGGCGCGAAGGCCGAGGCGCTCGGGCTCACCGCGGTGCGCGCACTCGCGTGGACGACCACGCCGTGGACGCTGCCGACGAACCTCGCGCTGGCCGTCGGCCCCGAGATCGAGTACGCCGTCGTGCCCGCGGGCCCCGCCGGCACGCCCGACGCGACCGTGCTGCGCGAGCGCGCGGGGGAGAGCGACACCGAGGTGCTGGGCGGCGAGTACCTGCTCGCGCGCGACCTCGTCGGCAACTACGCGAAGGACCTCGGCTACGAGTCCGCCGACGACGCGGTCGCGGCGATCTCGCGCACCGTGCGCGGCGCCGACCTCGACGGCGTCACCTACGACCGCCTGTTCGACTACTACGCCGACGTCGAGGCGTACGGCCTCCAGAACGCCTGGCGCATCCTCGTCGCCGACTACGTCACGACCTCCGACGGCACGGGCATCGTGCACCAGGCGCCCGCCTACGGCGAGGACGACCAGCAGGTGTGCGAGGCGGCCGGCATCCCCGTGGTCATCTCGCTCGACGAGGGCGGCCGGTTCCTGCCCGCGGTGACGGATGTCGCCGGGCAGCTGTGGTCCGACGCCAACAAGCCGCTCACCCAGCTGCTGAAGGCCGAGGGGCGCCTGCTCCGCCAGGCGAGCTACGAGCACTCGTACCCGCACTGCTGGCGCTGCCGCAATCCGCTCATCTACCGCGCCGTGTCGAGCTGGTTCGTGCGCGTGCCCGAGTTCCGCGACCGCATGGTCGAGCTGAACCAGGGGATCGGCTGGGTTCCCGAGAACGTCAAGGACGGCCAGTTCGGCAAGTGGCTGCAGGGCTCGCGCGACTGGTCGATCAGCCGCAACCGGTACTGGGGCTCGCCGATCCCGGTGTGGAAGAGCGACGACCCCGCGTACCCGCGCGTCGACGTGTACGGCTCGCTCGAGGAGCTCGAGCGCGACTTCGGCCGGCTGCCGGTGAACGCCGACGGCGAGCCCGACCTGCACCGGCCCTACATCGACGAGCTGACCCGCCCGAACCCCGACGACCCGACCGGGACGTCGACCATGCGCCGCATCCCCGACGTGTTCGACGTGTGGTTCGACTCGGGGTCCATGCCGTTCGCGCAGGTGCACTACCCCTTCGAGAACCGCGAGTGGTTCGACACGCACCACCCGGCCGACTTCATCGTCGAGTACATCGGGCAGACCCGCGGCTGGTTCTACGTCATGCACGTGCTGTCGACCGCCCTGTTCGATCGCTCCGCGTACCGCAACGTGGTCAGCCACGGCATCGTGCTCGGCAGCGACGGCCAGAAGATGTCGAAGTCGCTGCGCAACTACCCGGACGTCAACGAGGTGTTCCACCGCGACGGCTCCGACGCGATGCGCTGGTTCCTCATGGCGAGCCCGGTGCTGCGCGGCGGCAACCTCATCGTGACCGAGGAGGGCATCCGCGAGGGCGTGCGCCAGTTCATGCTGCCGCTGTGGAGCACCTGGTACTTCTTCTCGCTCTACGCCAACGCGACCGGGTACGAGGCCCGGCGTTCGACCTCCTCCGAGGACGTGCTCGACCGGTACCTGCTCGCCAAGCTGCACGACCTCTTCGCGGGCGTGACCGACGACCTGGAGCGCTTCGACGCGACGATGGCCGCGGCCAAGCTCCGCGACTTCGCCGACGTGCTGACCAACTGGTACGTTCGGCGCTCGCGCGACCGGTTCTGGGACGGCGTCGGCGACGACGGCACGGGCCGCGAGGCGTTCGACACGCTCTGGACCGTGCTCGAGGCGCTCTGCCGCCTGGCCGCCCCGCTCGTGCCGCTCGTCGGCGAGACCGTCTGGCGCGGGCTCACCGGCGGGCGCAGCGTGCACCTGGCCGACTGGCCCACGGCCGACGAGTTCCCCGCCGACCCGGACCTGGTCGCGACGATGGACGCCGTGCGCCAGGTCAGCTCGACCGCGCTCGCACTGCGCAAGCAGGCGGGACGACGGGTGCGACTGCCGCTCGCGGCGCTCACGGTCGTGGCAGCGGATGCCGCAGGGCTCGAGCCGTACGCCGCGATCCTGCGCGACGAGCTCAACGTCAAGTCCGTCGAGTTCGTGACCCTCGACGAGGGCAGTGCCGACGCCTACGGCATCTCGCGCCGCCTGTCGGTCAACGCGCGTGCCGCGGGCCCGCGCCTCGGCAAGCAGGTGCAGGCCGCGATCCGCGCGGCGCGCGAGGGCGACTGGGCGGAGCAGGACGGCGTGGTCGTCGCGGGCGGCATCGAGCTCGCAGAGGGCGAGTACGAGCTCGCGCTGGTCTCCGGCGACGCCGACGCCGACTCCCGCGCGATCGGCCTGCTGCCCGGCGACGGGTTCGTGCTGCTCGAGACCGCGACGACGCCGGAGCTCGAGGCCGAGGGCCTCGCGCGCGACGCCGTGCGCGCTGTTCAGGACGCGCGCAAGGCTGCCGGCCTCGAGGTCTCGGACCGCATCCGGCTGCGCCTCGTCACCGAGTCGCACGCCGCGCCGGCGTTCGAGGCGCACCGTGCGCTCATCGCCGACGAGACGCTCGCCGTCGCGCTCGACGTGGCCGTCGACGGCCTCGGCGACGACGCGACGAAGCTCGCCGGCGGCGCGAAGCTCGCCGTGGAGGTGACGCGGGCATGA
- a CDS encoding bifunctional folylpolyglutamate synthase/dihydrofolate synthase, translated as MTDEFRDAADAVFSALLARIGEQAPQPRLGPSRRLMDLLGDPQRAYPVIHVTGTNGKTSTSRLIEGLLRAHGLRTGLLTSPHIERFTERILVDGEPITDEAVARNWDDITPYVEMVDAELEQAGDVPLTYFEALSGLAFAAFADAPVDVAVIEVGMGGEWDSTNVADGQVAVFTPIDLDHTSRLGSTVTQIARTKSGIIKPAASVVSARQSPEAADVLATASRLSEATLSVEGDAFETTAAAVAVGGQLLSIRGIAGEYAEVFLPLLGAHQAQNAAVAIAAVESFLGSGEHALSRDVVEEAFAVTTSPGRMQLVGVEPTVLVDAAHNPHGAHALVEAVRQVFDFDEIAVVVGVLGDKDAAGILRELDAIADLMLVTQSESDRAIPAEALAQQAVAVVGPERIASYDRAEDAFEAAHDWASEAPRRAVVVTGSITLVAEAMAFADDREWKP; from the coding sequence ATGACCGACGAGTTCCGCGACGCGGCCGACGCCGTGTTCTCCGCGCTGCTCGCGCGCATCGGCGAGCAGGCGCCGCAACCCAGGCTCGGCCCCTCGCGCCGCCTGATGGACCTGCTCGGCGACCCGCAGCGCGCCTACCCGGTCATCCACGTCACCGGCACGAACGGCAAGACCAGCACCAGCCGCCTGATCGAGGGCCTCCTGCGCGCCCACGGGCTGCGCACCGGGCTGCTCACGAGCCCGCACATCGAGCGGTTCACCGAGCGCATCCTGGTCGACGGCGAGCCCATCACCGACGAGGCGGTCGCCCGCAACTGGGACGACATCACGCCCTACGTCGAGATGGTCGACGCCGAGCTCGAGCAGGCGGGCGACGTGCCGCTGACGTACTTCGAGGCGCTCTCGGGCCTCGCGTTCGCGGCCTTCGCCGACGCACCGGTCGACGTCGCCGTGATCGAGGTCGGCATGGGCGGCGAGTGGGACTCGACCAACGTCGCCGACGGGCAGGTCGCGGTGTTCACGCCGATCGACCTCGACCACACCTCGCGGCTCGGCTCGACGGTCACCCAGATCGCACGCACGAAGTCGGGCATCATCAAGCCCGCGGCATCCGTCGTCTCGGCCCGGCAGTCGCCCGAGGCGGCCGACGTGCTCGCCACGGCGAGCCGGCTCAGCGAGGCGACGCTCTCGGTCGAGGGCGACGCCTTCGAGACCACGGCGGCCGCGGTGGCCGTCGGCGGGCAGCTGCTCTCCATCCGCGGCATCGCCGGGGAGTACGCCGAGGTCTTCCTGCCGCTGCTGGGCGCGCACCAGGCCCAGAACGCCGCGGTCGCGATCGCGGCGGTCGAGTCGTTCCTCGGCTCGGGCGAGCACGCGCTGTCGCGCGACGTCGTCGAGGAGGCGTTCGCGGTCACCACCTCGCCCGGGCGGATGCAGCTGGTCGGCGTCGAGCCGACCGTGCTCGTCGACGCGGCGCACAACCCGCACGGCGCGCACGCCCTCGTCGAGGCGGTGCGCCAGGTGTTCGACTTCGACGAGATCGCCGTGGTCGTGGGCGTGCTGGGCGACAAGGACGCCGCGGGCATCCTGCGGGAGCTCGACGCCATCGCCGACCTGATGCTCGTGACGCAGTCCGAGTCCGATCGCGCGATCCCCGCCGAGGCGCTCGCGCAGCAGGCGGTCGCCGTCGTCGGGCCCGAGCGCATCGCCTCGTACGACCGCGCCGAGGACGCGTTCGAGGCCGCGCACGACTGGGCGTCCGAGGCGCCCCGCCGCGCCGTCGTCGTGACCGGCTCGATCACCCTGGTCGCCGAGGCCATGGCCTTCGCCGACGACCGGGAGTGGAAGCCGTGA
- a CDS encoding DUF4233 domain-containing protein gives MTAADPQQPDPRPVPARSVRRSLASIVLGFELFIVLLAALTIFGLSPAPFGDDGIPRWWALVGGGVLLVALLAIMALLRFEGAYVAGWVLQGILLATGFLNPAMFFVGALFGGMWWYAMVAGARIDRTRKETA, from the coding sequence GTGACCGCCGCCGACCCGCAGCAGCCCGATCCCCGGCCCGTGCCCGCGCGCTCCGTGCGCCGCAGCCTCGCGAGCATCGTGCTCGGGTTCGAGCTGTTCATCGTGCTCCTGGCCGCGCTCACGATCTTCGGGCTGTCGCCCGCGCCCTTCGGCGACGACGGCATCCCGCGCTGGTGGGCGCTCGTCGGCGGCGGCGTGCTGCTCGTGGCCCTGCTCGCGATCATGGCGCTGCTGCGCTTCGAGGGCGCCTACGTCGCCGGATGGGTCCTGCAGGGGATCCTCCTCGCGACCGGCTTCCTCAACCCCGCGATGTTCTTCGTGGGCGCACTCTTCGGCGGCATGTGGTGGTACGCCATGGTCGCCGGTGCACGTATCGACCGCACACGGAAGGAAACCGCATGA
- the ndk gene encoding nucleoside-diphosphate kinase, translating to MTTPIEETLVLVKPDGVARNLTGEILRRIEAKGYALVDVRLLQADRELLATHYAEHEGKPFYEPLMDFMQSGPIVAMRVAGNRVIEGFRVLAGQTDPTTAAPGTIRGDLARDWGLPVQQNLVHGSDSPESAERELALWFD from the coding sequence ATGACCACCCCGATCGAAGAGACCCTCGTCCTCGTCAAGCCCGACGGCGTCGCCCGCAACCTCACCGGCGAGATCCTCCGCCGCATCGAGGCGAAGGGCTACGCGCTGGTCGACGTGCGACTGCTGCAGGCCGACCGCGAGCTGCTCGCCACCCACTACGCGGAGCACGAGGGCAAGCCCTTCTACGAGCCGCTCATGGACTTCATGCAGTCCGGCCCGATCGTCGCGATGCGCGTCGCGGGCAACCGCGTGATCGAGGGCTTCCGGGTGCTCGCCGGGCAGACCGACCCCACCACCGCCGCCCCCGGCACGATCCGCGGCGACCTGGCCCGCGACTGGGGCCTCCCGGTGCAGCAGAACCTCGTGCACGGCTCGGACTCGCCCGAGTCGGCCGAGCGCGAGCTCGCACTCTGGTTCGACTGA
- a CDS encoding vitamin K epoxide reductase family protein, producing MTATEDLSRTDSEAPPRPIALAVFLVIAGVTGLIAAFELMVEKIAVLEDPSHSVSCDFSVLVGCSTNLASEQGAVLGFPNPIIGLVCWPVVITIGMALLSGARFSRWFWIGFNVGVTAALGFVCWLIFQSIYVLDVLCPWCMLTWAVTIPTFWAVTLRNVAEGVFGGGASVRRIGAVLSGWIPLITVVCYLIVVVQAQLRMDAIPRIWFDLFG from the coding sequence GTGACCGCGACCGAAGACCTCTCCCGGACGGATTCCGAGGCGCCGCCGCGCCCGATCGCCCTCGCCGTGTTCCTCGTGATCGCCGGCGTCACCGGCCTCATCGCGGCGTTCGAGCTGATGGTCGAGAAGATCGCCGTGCTCGAGGACCCGAGCCACTCGGTGTCGTGCGACTTCAGCGTGCTGGTGGGCTGCTCGACGAACCTCGCGTCGGAGCAGGGCGCGGTGCTCGGCTTCCCGAACCCGATCATCGGCCTGGTCTGCTGGCCCGTCGTCATCACGATCGGCATGGCGCTGCTCTCGGGCGCCCGGTTCTCCCGCTGGTTCTGGATCGGCTTCAACGTCGGCGTCACCGCCGCGCTCGGGTTCGTGTGCTGGCTGATCTTCCAGAGCATCTACGTGCTCGACGTGCTCTGCCCGTGGTGCATGCTCACTTGGGCCGTGACGATCCCCACGTTCTGGGCGGTGACCCTGCGGAACGTCGCCGAGGGCGTGTTCGGCGGCGGGGCATCCGTTCGCCGCATCGGCGCGGTGCTCTCGGGCTGGATCCCGCTGATCACCGTCGTCTGCTACCTGATCGTCGTCGTGCAGGCGCAGTTGCGCATGGACGCGATCCCGCGCATCTGGTTCGACCTGTTCGGCTGA